Proteins encoded within one genomic window of Rhizobium favelukesii:
- a CDS encoding NAD-dependent succinate-semialdehyde dehydrogenase: MTAVFARPDFHPAVSRLKDRHLLRDLAYVDGRWSAGAGNKSFEVTDPASGATIAWVASLGADETAVAIDAAARAMPAWRALLPQERARILRKWYELILAAKDDLSLIMTLEQGKPVSESRGEIDYAASFIEWYAEEGKRLNAENVTSHLPGAEMIVRREALGVVGIVTPWNFPCAMITRKAAAALAAGCTVVAHPSSETPLSALALAELGERAGLPAGVFNVITGDAASIVGRMCEDERVRAISFTGSTGVGRLIAAQCAATMKRLVMELGGHAPLIIFEDADIDHAARIAIDAKFATSGQDCLAANRIFVHRSIATRFEEAFAARIKALKVADGLSPGAAIGPLMHERAVMKVEEQVDDAVKRGAKLVTGGRRHKAGKLFFEPTLLTNVPADALIMREETFGPVAAITLFDTEEDVVARANDTQYGLVAYVVTGNGARQMRLGRALEYGMVAINRVKITGGPIPFGGWKQSGLGREGSRHGIEAFTELKYLCIDTAA; encoded by the coding sequence ATGACTGCGGTTTTTGCCCGCCCCGATTTTCACCCTGCGGTTTCGCGCCTCAAGGACAGGCATCTGCTTCGCGACCTCGCCTATGTCGATGGCCGCTGGTCGGCTGGCGCCGGCAATAAGAGTTTCGAGGTCACGGATCCTGCAAGCGGCGCGACAATCGCCTGGGTTGCAAGCCTTGGCGCCGACGAGACCGCGGTTGCCATCGATGCAGCCGCCCGGGCGATGCCCGCATGGCGTGCCTTGCTGCCGCAGGAGCGGGCCCGGATCCTGAGAAAATGGTATGAGCTGATACTTGCGGCCAAGGATGATCTTTCGCTCATCATGACGCTTGAACAGGGAAAGCCGGTGTCTGAATCTCGGGGCGAGATCGACTACGCGGCATCTTTCATCGAGTGGTACGCCGAAGAGGGCAAGCGGCTGAACGCCGAAAACGTGACGAGCCATTTACCGGGCGCGGAGATGATCGTGCGCCGCGAAGCGCTCGGTGTCGTAGGCATTGTCACCCCTTGGAATTTCCCTTGCGCAATGATCACCCGAAAGGCGGCGGCGGCACTTGCTGCCGGCTGCACCGTCGTTGCCCATCCCTCCTCGGAAACGCCGCTATCGGCACTTGCCCTTGCCGAACTCGGCGAGCGCGCCGGTCTTCCTGCCGGCGTCTTTAACGTCATCACAGGCGATGCTGCCTCCATCGTCGGGCGCATGTGCGAGGACGAACGTGTGCGCGCAATCAGCTTCACCGGCTCGACCGGCGTTGGCCGGCTGATCGCGGCGCAATGCGCTGCGACGATGAAGAGGCTCGTCATGGAACTTGGCGGCCATGCCCCGCTGATCATTTTCGAGGATGCCGACATCGACCACGCCGCAAGAATCGCGATCGACGCTAAGTTTGCGACATCAGGCCAGGATTGCCTCGCTGCCAACCGCATCTTCGTCCACCGTTCGATCGCAACGCGTTTCGAGGAAGCCTTTGCCGCGCGCATCAAGGCGCTGAAGGTCGCAGACGGGCTCTCGCCGGGTGCTGCGATCGGCCCGCTCATGCATGAGCGGGCCGTCATGAAGGTCGAAGAACAGGTCGACGACGCCGTAAAGCGCGGCGCAAAGCTTGTCACCGGCGGCAGACGCCACAAGGCAGGCAAGCTGTTCTTCGAGCCGACGCTTTTGACGAACGTCCCTGCCGATGCGTTGATCATGCGCGAGGAGACCTTCGGCCCGGTGGCCGCCATCACGCTCTTTGATACGGAAGAAGACGTCGTCGCCAGGGCCAATGATACCCAATACGGTCTGGTCGCCTACGTCGTCACCGGCAATGGTGCAAGGCAGATGCGGCTTGGCCGCGCGCTCGAATACGGCATGGTTGCCATCAACCGGGTGAAGATCACAGGCGGACCGATCCCCTTCGGAGGCTGGAAACAGTCCGGCCTGGGCCGCGAGGGATCGCGCCATGGCATCGAGGCTTTCACCGAACTCAAATATCTCTGCATCGACACCGCCGCCTGA
- a CDS encoding Lrp/AsnC family transcriptional regulator has translation MKLDAIDLRILDAIQRDGRITKLALAEKAGLSPTPCWMRLRKLEKAGIVTGYHARIALRRIAPVASVMVEITLANHRQSDFERFERVISGIPEVIGCWGVGGGVDYFLKIVAPDIDAYQRLIDGLLDRELGIARYFTYIVTKTVKDELVLPVVALVQAGETQSDS, from the coding sequence ATGAAGCTAGACGCCATCGATTTGCGAATTCTCGATGCAATTCAGCGCGATGGACGCATCACCAAGCTAGCGCTGGCCGAAAAGGCCGGCCTTTCGCCGACCCCTTGCTGGATGCGGTTGCGAAAGCTCGAAAAAGCCGGCATCGTGACCGGTTATCACGCACGCATTGCGCTTCGCCGGATTGCGCCGGTGGCAAGCGTCATGGTCGAAATTACCCTCGCCAATCACCGCCAGAGCGATTTCGAACGCTTCGAGCGGGTGATCTCGGGCATTCCCGAGGTCATCGGCTGCTGGGGTGTGGGGGGTGGTGTCGACTACTTCTTGAAAATTGTGGCGCCCGATATCGACGCTTATCAGCGGCTGATTGATGGGCTTTTGGACCGCGAACTCGGTATTGCGCGCTATTTCACCTATATCGTCACCAAGACCGTCAAGGACGAACTGGTGCTCCCGGTCGTAGCCCTCGTGCAGGCCGGCGAAACGCAATCTGATTCATAG
- a CDS encoding PLP-dependent aminotransferase family protein → MTNWRPDPLQLRRPAYLSLAEQIASAITDGKLSDGTRLPPHRKLADDLKLSVQTVSRAYDELIRRGLISGEIGRGSFVQTRPREPEPPYLPERLGEVIDLSILKPVCEQIHLEKMRQAFGWLSENLPSSSALSFRPNMVFPRHRKVAVEWLARCGLDVSPLNISVTNGATSGMTVALMSVAPPGSTIATEAISHHTLVPLSTYLGLHLEGLAIDEEGMIPAALDEACRKGPVRAVFLQPSVINPMAALMSEARRRQLADVAARHDIAIIENDILGPMVEDRAPPIAAFAPERTLYVTSFTKITVPGLRIGYLAAPDRYVAAVANRHLVSNWMATPAMAEIATRWVSDGTALELVNWQRQALKSRHAIAAEALAGLSYRAHPQSLHVWLPLPGGHVEDSFVSQARLRGVAIAPGSSFRTADQGWTPAVRISLGSTTESELRTGLGIVASLAQGDPEALLLAI, encoded by the coding sequence ATGACAAATTGGCGCCCCGATCCGTTGCAGCTTCGACGTCCGGCCTATCTCTCGCTTGCCGAGCAGATTGCCAGCGCGATCACCGACGGCAAGCTTTCGGACGGCACCAGGCTTCCACCGCATCGCAAACTCGCCGACGACCTGAAGCTTTCTGTCCAGACTGTCAGCCGCGCCTATGACGAGCTGATAAGGCGTGGGCTGATTTCAGGCGAGATCGGCCGGGGCAGCTTCGTGCAGACGCGTCCGCGCGAGCCCGAACCTCCCTATCTGCCGGAGCGGCTTGGCGAGGTGATCGATCTTTCGATCCTGAAACCTGTTTGCGAACAGATCCATCTCGAAAAGATGCGGCAGGCCTTCGGCTGGCTATCGGAAAACCTGCCGTCGAGCTCGGCTCTGTCATTCCGTCCGAATATGGTCTTCCCGCGCCACCGAAAGGTCGCCGTGGAATGGCTGGCGCGCTGCGGGCTTGATGTCTCGCCGCTCAACATCAGCGTGACGAACGGCGCCACATCCGGCATGACGGTCGCGCTGATGAGCGTTGCCCCACCAGGCTCCACCATCGCGACCGAGGCAATCAGCCACCATACGCTCGTCCCCCTTTCGACCTATCTCGGTCTGCATCTGGAGGGGCTTGCAATCGACGAGGAAGGGATGATCCCTGCAGCGTTGGATGAAGCATGCCGGAAGGGACCGGTCCGCGCGGTATTCCTCCAGCCCTCGGTTATCAACCCGATGGCAGCGCTGATGAGCGAGGCGCGGCGCCGGCAATTGGCGGACGTCGCGGCGCGGCATGACATTGCCATCATCGAGAACGACATCTTGGGGCCGATGGTCGAGGATCGCGCCCCACCGATCGCAGCCTTTGCGCCCGAGCGAACACTCTACGTCACGAGCTTCACCAAGATCACGGTGCCGGGCCTTCGCATCGGCTACCTCGCGGCCCCTGACCGCTACGTTGCTGCCGTTGCCAACCGCCATCTGGTATCGAACTGGATGGCCACGCCGGCAATGGCCGAGATCGCCACGCGCTGGGTGAGTGACGGAACAGCATTGGAACTCGTTAACTGGCAACGCCAGGCGCTGAAAAGCCGGCATGCGATTGCTGCAGAGGCGCTGGCCGGACTTTCCTATCGCGCCCACCCGCAGAGCCTGCATGTCTGGCTGCCGCTGCCAGGCGGCCACGTCGAAGATTCCTTTGTCTCGCAGGCGCGCTTGCGTGGCGTGGCGATCGCGCCGGGTAGTTCCTTCCGCACCGCCGACCAGGGATGGACACCGGCCGTGCGGATCTCGCTCGGCTCGACAACCGAGAGCGAATTGCGCACGGGCCTTGGGATCGTCGCGTCTCTGGCGCAGGGTGACCCCGAAGCACTCTTGCTTGCGATTTGA
- the ehuA gene encoding ectoine/hydroxyectoine ABC transporter ATP-binding protein EhuA yields the protein MPTPIIRIDSIVKRYGPLTVLDGLSMNVMPGEKLALIGPSGSGKTTILRILMTLEAISGGHIEVDGEQLYHMPRGNALVAADERHLRRMREKIGMVFQHFNLFPHKCVLDNVTLAPMLTKGIKRVDAEKRAMELLDMVGLADKATSAPAQLSGGQKQRVAIARALALSPKIMLFDEVTSALDPELVEEVLSVMKRLASETDMTMLLVTHEMGFAHDFADRVLFFDRGKIVEEGKPNDIFRNPTQERTQTFLRKIIAAGHRI from the coding sequence ATGCCGACGCCCATCATCCGCATCGACAGCATCGTCAAGAGATATGGTCCGCTGACCGTGCTCGACGGCCTGTCGATGAATGTCATGCCGGGTGAAAAGCTGGCACTGATCGGCCCCTCCGGATCGGGGAAAACCACGATCCTGCGCATTTTGATGACGCTGGAGGCCATCAGCGGCGGTCATATCGAGGTCGATGGCGAGCAGCTTTATCACATGCCGCGCGGTAACGCGCTGGTGGCGGCCGACGAGCGCCATCTGCGCAGGATGCGCGAAAAAATCGGCATGGTGTTCCAGCACTTCAATCTTTTCCCCCACAAGTGCGTGCTCGACAACGTCACGCTCGCGCCGATGCTGACCAAGGGCATCAAGCGTGTGGACGCCGAAAAACGTGCAATGGAACTTCTCGACATGGTCGGCCTCGCCGATAAGGCCACAAGCGCTCCCGCCCAGCTTTCGGGCGGGCAGAAACAGCGCGTCGCGATTGCGCGGGCACTGGCATTGTCGCCGAAGATAATGCTGTTCGACGAGGTGACCTCGGCTCTCGACCCTGAACTGGTCGAGGAAGTGCTGAGCGTCATGAAGCGGCTCGCCTCCGAGACCGACATGACCATGCTGCTCGTCACCCACGAGATGGGCTTTGCTCACGACTTTGCCGACCGCGTCTTGTTTTTCGACCGCGGCAAGATCGTCGAGGAGGGCAAGCCCAACGACATTTTTCGCAATCCGACGCAGGAGCGCACGCAGACTTTCCTGCGCAAGATCATCGCGGCCGGCCATCGCATCTGA
- the ehuB gene encoding ectoine/hydroxyectoine ABC transporter substrate-binding protein EhuB → MKKTILLSAAAFSAVLGMATVPAHSADLEELKEQGFARIAIANEPPFTAVGADGKVSGAAPDVARVIFQRLGVKDVVASISEYGAMIPGLQAGRHDVITAGLFMKPERCAAVAYSEPMLCDAEAFAVKKGNPLKLKSYKDIADNQDAKIGAPGGGTEEKLALEAGVPRDRVIVVPDGQSGIKMLQDGRIDAYSLPVLSIHDLMAKANDANLETIAPVVGAPVYCDGAAFRKQDVALRDAYDVELKKMKESGEFAKIIEPYGFSAAAAMSTSREKLCAAK, encoded by the coding sequence ATGAAAAAGACAATTCTTCTGAGCGCAGCTGCATTTTCCGCAGTGCTTGGCATGGCAACGGTACCGGCACATTCGGCTGACCTTGAGGAGCTCAAGGAGCAAGGTTTTGCCCGCATCGCGATCGCCAACGAGCCACCCTTTACGGCCGTTGGCGCCGACGGCAAGGTTTCGGGCGCGGCTCCCGATGTGGCGCGCGTTATCTTCCAGCGCCTCGGCGTCAAGGATGTCGTCGCCTCGATCTCCGAATACGGCGCGATGATCCCGGGCCTGCAGGCAGGCCGCCATGACGTCATTACCGCCGGTCTCTTCATGAAGCCTGAGCGCTGTGCTGCGGTCGCCTATTCCGAGCCGATGCTGTGCGACGCTGAAGCCTTTGCGGTGAAGAAGGGCAACCCGCTGAAGCTGAAGAGCTACAAGGACATCGCCGATAATCAGGATGCCAAGATCGGCGCTCCGGGCGGCGGCACGGAGGAAAAGCTCGCGCTCGAAGCCGGCGTTCCGCGCGATCGCGTCATCGTCGTTCCGGACGGCCAGAGCGGCATCAAGATGCTTCAAGATGGCCGCATCGATGCTTACTCACTGCCCGTGTTGTCGATCCATGATCTCATGGCCAAGGCCAACGATGCGAACCTCGAAACCATTGCACCGGTCGTTGGAGCGCCGGTCTATTGCGATGGTGCTGCCTTCCGCAAGCAGGATGTGGCACTGCGCGACGCCTATGACGTCGAGCTCAAGAAAATGAAGGAATCCGGCGAGTTCGCAAAGATCATCGAACCCTACGGCTTCTCGGCAGCGGCCGCCATGTCGACGAGCCGCGAAAAGCTCTGCGCAGCAAAGTAA
- the ehuC gene encoding ectoine/hydroxyectoine ABC transporter permease subunit EhuC has protein sequence MSGWTGYLTLILEGALVTMKLTLMGSALALVMAFIAGLARLSRFFAVRALATAYIEFFRGTSIFVQLFWVYFVLPFAGLTLTPLQAGVLALGLNVGAYGAEVVRGAVSAIGREQTEACIALNLSRYERMRYIILPQALPLMLPTFCNNAIELLKGTAVVSLISLTDMTFQAQVVRAQTGNTLIPFATILVLYFLMAWAISTAMRWLEHRMTRGLDGMRV, from the coding sequence ATGTCGGGATGGACCGGCTACCTCACATTGATCCTGGAAGGCGCACTGGTCACCATGAAGCTGACGCTGATGGGATCGGCCCTGGCGCTCGTCATGGCCTTCATTGCCGGGCTCGCGCGCCTGTCGCGTTTCTTCGCCGTGCGCGCGCTTGCCACGGCCTACATCGAATTCTTCCGCGGTACCTCGATCTTCGTCCAGCTCTTCTGGGTCTATTTCGTACTTCCCTTTGCAGGACTGACCCTGACGCCTCTCCAGGCGGGCGTTTTGGCGCTGGGGCTGAATGTCGGCGCTTATGGTGCCGAGGTCGTCCGAGGCGCTGTCAGTGCGATCGGACGCGAGCAGACTGAGGCCTGCATCGCGCTTAACCTGTCGCGCTATGAGCGCATGCGTTACATCATCCTGCCTCAAGCTCTGCCACTGATGCTGCCGACCTTCTGTAACAATGCCATTGAACTGCTCAAGGGAACGGCGGTCGTTTCGCTGATTTCGCTGACCGACATGACCTTTCAGGCACAGGTCGTGCGGGCCCAGACCGGCAATACGTTGATCCCCTTTGCCACCATCTTGGTGCTCTACTTCCTGATGGCCTGGGCCATCTCCACCGCTATGCGCTGGCTTGAACACCGCATGACCCGCGGTCTCGACGGGATGAGGGTCTAG
- the ehuD gene encoding ectoine/hydroxyectoine ABC transporter permease subunit EhuD, whose protein sequence is MEWDWDFVWQIMPTLIEGFKITLLATLLGAIVAGILGLAIALARRSSVTALSRGVGFFSEFIRGTPLLVQLYFIFYVLPDIGIRLAPLVAGVIGIGLHYATYTAEVYRAGIENVPRGQWEAAKATNLTERQAWIHVILPQAIPPMIPALANYFIAMFKETPLLSAITVLELMNQAKSIANSNYRYIEPMTLVGVFFLVISLISVIGSRWLEERYSRMDD, encoded by the coding sequence ATGGAATGGGATTGGGATTTCGTCTGGCAGATCATGCCGACGCTCATCGAAGGGTTCAAGATCACCCTTCTCGCAACCTTGCTCGGTGCGATCGTTGCGGGGATCCTTGGCCTTGCGATCGCGCTTGCTCGGCGTTCTTCCGTGACGGCGCTGTCGCGCGGCGTCGGCTTCTTCTCGGAATTCATTCGCGGCACGCCGCTGCTCGTGCAGCTCTACTTCATCTTCTACGTTCTTCCCGACATCGGCATCCGTCTTGCGCCACTGGTCGCCGGGGTGATTGGCATTGGCCTGCACTATGCCACCTATACAGCCGAGGTCTATCGCGCCGGTATCGAGAATGTGCCGCGTGGCCAGTGGGAGGCAGCCAAGGCAACAAACCTGACTGAACGCCAGGCCTGGATCCACGTGATCCTGCCGCAGGCAATCCCGCCGATGATCCCGGCGCTCGCCAACTATTTCATCGCGATGTTCAAGGAAACGCCGCTGCTGTCGGCCATCACCGTCCTTGAACTGATGAACCAAGCAAAGAGCATCGCCAACAGCAACTACCGCTATATCGAGCCGATGACGCTCGTTGGCGTCTTCTTCCTGGTGATCAGCCTGATCTCTGTGATTGGGTCGCGCTGGCTTGAGGAACGCTATTCCCGGATGGATGACTGA
- the eutA gene encoding ectoine utilization protein EutA: MIKTVDITLANRRPRLDDRPIEKRIGLIILATDHTTEADFQRMVASERIGVYASRIHYANPTTPENLLKMQPSLTAGAGLILPDERLDAIMYSCTSASVVIGDGEIEKAIATAKPGVPVVTPTAASVAALKAFGARRISILTPYVAETGRPMAEYFTRLGFEIDRFTCLGFTDDREMARIAPKEIEALAVEAMAPASDALFISCTALRAANVAGAIEKKIGKPVVSSNLATAWACLRLCGDEEARPDIARLMTLPYPGR, encoded by the coding sequence ATGATCAAAACCGTCGATATCACTTTGGCCAACCGCCGTCCGCGTCTTGATGATCGGCCGATTGAAAAGCGGATCGGTCTCATCATTCTGGCAACCGACCACACGACGGAAGCCGACTTCCAGCGGATGGTCGCGAGCGAGCGCATCGGCGTTTACGCAAGCCGCATCCACTATGCCAATCCGACCACGCCGGAAAACCTTCTGAAGATGCAACCGTCGCTGACGGCAGGGGCGGGGCTTATCCTCCCGGACGAGCGGCTCGACGCTATCATGTATTCCTGCACGTCTGCCTCTGTGGTGATCGGTGACGGCGAGATCGAAAAAGCGATTGCCACGGCAAAGCCCGGCGTTCCGGTCGTAACGCCGACGGCTGCGTCCGTTGCGGCACTCAAGGCATTCGGCGCGCGCCGGATCTCGATCCTGACGCCCTATGTTGCCGAAACCGGGCGTCCGATGGCCGAATACTTCACGCGTCTCGGCTTCGAGATCGATCGCTTCACCTGCCTTGGTTTCACCGACGACAGGGAAATGGCCCGCATCGCGCCTAAGGAGATCGAAGCGCTGGCGGTCGAAGCAATGGCGCCCGCATCGGACGCGCTTTTTATCTCCTGCACGGCCTTGCGTGCGGCAAATGTGGCCGGCGCAATCGAGAAGAAGATCGGCAAGCCGGTGGTCAGCAGCAATCTGGCGACGGCCTGGGCCTGTCTCAGGCTATGCGGCGACGAAGAGGCCCGGCCAGACATCGCCCGACTGATGACCCTGCCTTATCCGGGACGGTGA
- the eutB gene encoding hydroxyectoine utilization dehydratase EutB: MPSTSAVSFRDIMIASQRIASRVRHTPLTRSDALSEQAGQPVHLKLEHRQTTGSFKLRGATNAVLSLTAKEKGRGFVAASTGNHGRALAYAARAEGAAATICMSRLVPKNKVEEIRRLGARVHIVGNSQDDAQREVDRLIREEGLVAVPPFDDARVIAGQGSLGLEIFADCPEVATVLVPLSGGGLASGVAVALKAINPAIRVIGMTMERGAAMKASLDAGTPVAVIEEESFADSLGGGIGLENCFTFAMCRDLVDDVVLLSEGEIAAGMRHAYSVEREVIEGAGAVGIAALLAGKVASCGPVVAILSGRNVDMEVHRRVVNGATALAGKDLA; the protein is encoded by the coding sequence ATGCCAAGCACGTCTGCCGTCAGCTTTCGGGATATCATGATCGCCTCGCAGCGCATCGCTTCGCGTGTTCGACACACGCCGCTCACACGATCTGACGCATTGAGCGAGCAAGCCGGCCAGCCCGTCCATCTGAAGCTTGAGCATCGCCAGACGACCGGCAGCTTCAAGCTGCGCGGTGCGACCAATGCGGTCCTGTCCCTGACCGCAAAGGAAAAGGGGCGGGGGTTTGTTGCGGCCTCCACCGGCAATCATGGACGGGCTCTTGCCTATGCGGCCAGAGCCGAAGGCGCTGCTGCCACCATCTGCATGTCAAGGCTGGTGCCGAAAAACAAGGTTGAGGAAATCCGCCGCCTCGGCGCTAGGGTACATATTGTGGGCAACTCGCAGGATGACGCCCAGCGCGAGGTCGATCGGCTCATTCGCGAGGAGGGTCTGGTTGCCGTTCCTCCCTTTGACGATGCGCGAGTGATTGCCGGGCAGGGCTCGCTCGGGCTCGAAATCTTTGCGGATTGCCCCGAAGTTGCGACGGTTCTCGTGCCGCTATCGGGCGGCGGGCTGGCATCGGGTGTTGCTGTTGCGCTGAAGGCGATCAATCCGGCGATCCGCGTTATCGGCATGACGATGGAGCGGGGCGCTGCAATGAAGGCAAGCCTCGACGCCGGGACGCCCGTTGCGGTCATCGAAGAGGAAAGCTTCGCCGATTCTCTCGGGGGAGGAATCGGTCTTGAGAACTGCTTCACGTTCGCAATGTGCCGCGATCTCGTCGACGATGTCGTGCTGCTTTCAGAGGGCGAAATCGCCGCCGGCATGCGCCACGCCTACTCGGTCGAACGCGAGGTCATCGAAGGCGCCGGCGCCGTCGGGATTGCCGCTCTTCTTGCCGGCAAGGTCGCCTCGTGCGGACCCGTCGTTGCAATCCTTTCCGGCAGAAACGTCGACATGGAGGTTCATCGCCGGGTCGTCAATGGCGCAACGGCTTTGGCCGGGAAGGATCTTGCATGA
- the eutC gene encoding ectoine utilization protein EutC, whose translation MNVMVILTERDLRKVISLDLEAVGCVEDAFRALATKAVSMPPILRLDIPEHRGEVDVKTAYVPGLDGFAIKISPGFFDNPKIGLPSTNGMMVLLSSRTGLVRALLLDNGYLTDVRTAAAGAVAARHLSRKGSKVAAIFGAGMQAKLQLEALKLVRPITQARIWARDHAKAIAAAAELSSKLAMDVSAVADPQRAVGGADVIVTTTPAQEPIIRSEWLEPGQHLTAMGSDAEHKNEIDPAAIAGADLYVADSLMQTRRLGELHHAIAAGAVSANTEFSELGQIVAGRAKGRTGDALITIADLTGTGIQDTAIATLAFSRATAARVGTTFES comes from the coding sequence ATGAACGTCATGGTCATCCTCACGGAACGTGACCTTAGAAAGGTCATCAGCCTCGATCTCGAAGCCGTCGGCTGCGTCGAAGACGCCTTCAGGGCACTCGCCACCAAGGCGGTTTCCATGCCGCCGATCCTCAGGCTCGATATTCCGGAACATCGGGGCGAGGTGGACGTGAAGACCGCCTATGTTCCCGGCCTCGATGGCTTTGCGATCAAGATCAGCCCAGGCTTCTTCGACAATCCGAAGATCGGTCTGCCGAGCACCAACGGAATGATGGTGCTCCTGTCCAGCCGGACGGGGCTCGTCCGGGCGCTGCTGCTCGACAACGGCTATCTGACAGATGTGCGCACGGCAGCAGCCGGAGCCGTGGCGGCGCGTCATCTCTCCCGCAAAGGCTCGAAGGTTGCAGCGATCTTCGGCGCAGGCATGCAGGCAAAGCTGCAACTGGAGGCGCTGAAACTCGTCCGGCCGATCACGCAGGCGCGCATCTGGGCGCGCGATCATGCGAAGGCGATTGCTGCCGCCGCTGAACTGTCCTCAAAGCTTGCGATGGATGTCAGCGCGGTTGCCGATCCACAGCGAGCAGTCGGCGGTGCGGATGTGATCGTGACAACGACCCCAGCGCAAGAGCCGATCATCCGATCCGAATGGCTTGAGCCTGGTCAGCATCTAACAGCGATGGGCTCGGATGCCGAACACAAGAACGAGATCGATCCGGCTGCGATCGCCGGGGCCGATCTCTACGTTGCCGACAGCCTGATGCAGACCCGCCGTCTCGGCGAATTGCACCATGCGATCGCAGCCGGGGCGGTGAGCGCCAATACGGAATTTTCGGAACTCGGGCAGATCGTCGCCGGTCGCGCCAAGGGCCGCACCGGTGATGCCTTAATCACCATCGCCGACCTCACCGGCACAGGTATCCAGGACACGGCCATAGCCACGCTCGCTTTCTCGCGGGCAACCGCGGCCCGGGTCGGGACGACATTCGAAAGCTGA
- the doeA gene encoding ectoine hydrolase DoeA (DoeA (degradation of ectoine A) is also called EutD (ectoine utilization D).), whose translation MSEPNLKFSREEYSQRLEKTRKAMEARGVELLIVSDPSNMAWLTGYDGWSFYVHQAVIVAPSGEPIWFGRGQDANGAKLTAYLKHENIIGYPDHYVQSTERHPMDYLSAILTDRGFSKLAIGVEMDNYWFSAAAFASLQKHLPNARFVDATALVNWQRALKSPTEIKYMRNAARIVEAMHARIFDKIEVGMRKCDLVAEIYDAGTRGVDGIGGDYPAIVPLLPSGVEASAPHLTWDDRPMKRGEGTFFEIAGCYNRYHLPLSRTVFLGKPTQAFIDAEKATLEGMEAGLAVAKPGNTCEDIANAFFAVLKKYGIVKDNRTGYPIGLSYPPDWGERTMSLRPGDKTELKPGMTFHFMTGLWLQDMGFETTESILITETGVECLANVPRKLMVKD comes from the coding sequence ATGAGTGAACCCAACCTCAAATTTTCGCGCGAAGAATACAGCCAACGCCTGGAAAAGACCCGCAAGGCAATGGAGGCCAGGGGTGTCGAGCTCCTGATCGTCAGTGATCCTTCGAACATGGCCTGGCTGACGGGCTATGACGGCTGGTCGTTCTATGTGCATCAGGCGGTCATCGTTGCGCCTTCAGGCGAGCCCATCTGGTTTGGCCGCGGGCAGGATGCCAACGGTGCGAAGCTGACAGCCTATCTGAAGCACGAAAACATCATCGGCTATCCGGATCACTACGTGCAGTCGACCGAGCGGCATCCGATGGACTATCTCTCGGCCATTCTCACGGATCGCGGCTTCTCCAAGCTCGCAATTGGCGTCGAGATGGACAATTACTGGTTCTCTGCAGCGGCCTTCGCCTCGCTGCAAAAGCATCTGCCCAACGCCCGCTTCGTCGATGCCACGGCGCTCGTCAATTGGCAGCGCGCACTCAAGAGCCCGACCGAAATCAAGTACATGCGCAATGCCGCCCGCATCGTCGAAGCAATGCATGCGCGCATTTTCGACAAGATCGAGGTCGGCATGCGCAAATGCGATCTCGTTGCTGAAATCTATGATGCCGGCACACGCGGCGTGGATGGCATCGGCGGTGACTATCCGGCGATCGTGCCACTCCTGCCATCAGGCGTCGAGGCATCGGCTCCGCACCTGACCTGGGATGACCGGCCGATGAAAAGGGGCGAGGGCACCTTTTTCGAGATCGCCGGTTGCTACAACCGCTATCACCTGCCGCTGTCGCGCACGGTTTTCCTCGGCAAGCCGACGCAGGCCTTTATCGATGCGGAAAAGGCAACGCTTGAGGGTATGGAGGCGGGGCTGGCCGTCGCGAAACCCGGCAATACCTGCGAGGATATCGCCAATGCTTTTTTCGCGGTTCTGAAGAAATACGGGATCGTCAAGGACAACCGCACTGGCTATCCGATCGGTCTGTCCTATCCGCCGGATTGGGGCGAGCGCACAATGAGCCTGCGTCCCGGCGACAAGACGGAACTGAAGCCGGGCATGACCTTCCACTTTATGACGGGCCTCTGGCTTCAGGACATGGGCTTCGAGACGACAGAAAGCATCCTGATCACCGAAACCGGTGTCGAATGCCTTGCCAACGTACCGCGCAAACTGATGGTCAAGGATTGA